A region from the Benincasa hispida cultivar B227 chromosome 10, ASM972705v1, whole genome shotgun sequence genome encodes:
- the LOC120088614 gene encoding cyclin-U1-1 gives MLTGSDFAAPGRAEGDNAAEPTPRVLIILAFVLDRLVARNDRLLNGVSQSRQLEESGCCSPSSNHLGNSFNAFHGVRAPTISILKYLERIYKYTNCSPSCLVVGFVYIDRLIHRHPDSLIISLNVHRLLVTSIMVASKMLDDVHYNNAFYARVGGVSKVELNKLELEMLFLLDFGVTVSSRVFETYCWHLEKEMLLNGNGEMQRMERPLMPTNSLDDVSEISVDDTLASSSPP, from the exons ATGCTAACCGGCAGCGACTTTGCAGCTCCGGGTCGAGCGGAGGGTGATAACGCGGCCGAGCCAACACCAAGAGTGCTCATCATATTAGCCTTCGTTCTGGACCGGCTGGTGGCTCGTAACGACCGTCTCCTAAACGGGGTGAGCCAGAGTCGGCAGCTTGAAGAATCAGGCTGCTGCAGTCCTTCCTCTAACCATTTAGGAAATAGCTTCAATGCATTCCATGGAGTCCGAGCTCCCACCATCTCTATATTGAAGTACTTAGAGAGAATCTACAAATACACCAATTGTAGTCCTTCTTGTCTCGTGGTTGGATTCGTTTATATCGATAGATTGATCCATCGACACCCTGACTCGCTCATCATCTCTTTGAATGTTCACCGTCTTCTCGTGACGAGTATCATGGTTGCCTCTAAGATGCTTGACGACGT GCATTACAATAACGCGTTTTATGCTCGAGTGGGAGGTGTGAGCAAAGTAGAGTTGAATAAGCTGGAATTGGAGATGctttttttgttggattttggaGTGACCGTTAGTTCAAGGGTTTTTGAAACTTATTGTTGGCATTTGGAGAAGGAGATGTTATTGAATGGTAATGGGGAGATGCAAAGAATGGAAAGACCGTTGATGCCTACTAATAGTCTGGACGACGTGTCGGAAATTTCAGTGGACGACACTCTTGCTTCTTCTTCGCCTCCCTAA